A single window of Pseudarthrobacter defluvii DNA harbors:
- a CDS encoding IS30 family transposase, producing the protein MPAGYVFGNEIRDGFFALLRQGASIQEACRVSGLWSSTVRHWVRKMGPVEMSKGNRGGPAGAPFPDGAPGSGRLSLSERAVIMVRLRDGWSYAAIGRELGRDRSVIWREARRNCCDDGTYQSDVAQLKAGQNARRPREHKLAHKPLARFVESAMDEGWSPQLCSLVLAGAFPDDKRMQISHETIYQAIYVQGRGHVRQDLYRQLSTGRAKRVTDGKGRGRNNSPFKDALKISERPAETADRAVPGHWECDLILGSVASNSAIGTCVERSTRYTMLLHLPNGHSADEVAKAMITAFAALPADLRKTLTYDRGVEMARYAQIQIAIDTDIYFCDPHSPWQRGTNENTNRLLRHWFAKSTDLSIHTAQDIKRVQDSLNNRPRPTLGLATPKQKFNELLLAAAA; encoded by the coding sequence GTGCCAGCGGGATATGTTTTTGGGAATGAGATCCGGGACGGTTTCTTTGCTTTGCTGCGGCAAGGAGCCTCAATCCAAGAGGCGTGCCGCGTGTCGGGGTTGTGGTCCTCAACGGTGCGGCATTGGGTCCGGAAGATGGGCCCTGTGGAGATGTCCAAGGGCAATCGTGGAGGGCCGGCAGGGGCGCCGTTTCCGGATGGCGCCCCTGGCTCGGGCAGGTTAAGTCTGTCGGAACGGGCGGTGATCATGGTGCGCCTGCGAGATGGCTGGTCCTACGCGGCGATCGGCAGGGAACTGGGCCGGGACCGGTCAGTGATCTGGCGCGAGGCCAGGCGGAACTGCTGCGATGACGGAACCTACCAGTCCGACGTCGCACAGCTAAAGGCAGGTCAGAACGCCCGCCGGCCCAGGGAACACAAACTCGCCCATAAACCGCTGGCCCGCTTCGTGGAGTCCGCCATGGACGAGGGCTGGTCCCCGCAGCTGTGCTCGCTGGTCCTGGCCGGTGCTTTCCCGGACGATAAGAGGATGCAGATCAGCCACGAGACGATCTATCAGGCCATCTACGTCCAGGGCCGCGGTCATGTCCGCCAGGACCTGTACCGGCAGCTGAGCACCGGCCGGGCCAAACGGGTCACTGACGGAAAGGGCCGGGGCCGGAACAACAGCCCGTTCAAGGACGCCCTGAAGATCTCCGAACGCCCTGCTGAAACCGCGGACCGGGCCGTTCCCGGACACTGGGAATGCGACCTGATCCTCGGCTCAGTGGCCAGCAACTCAGCGATCGGGACCTGCGTTGAACGCTCCACCCGGTACACCATGCTGCTGCACCTGCCCAACGGCCACAGCGCAGACGAGGTCGCCAAGGCCATGATCACCGCGTTCGCCGCACTGCCTGCGGACCTGCGCAAAACCCTTACCTATGACCGCGGCGTTGAGATGGCCCGCTACGCCCAAATCCAGATCGCGATCGACACGGACATCTACTTCTGCGACCCGCACTCACCCTGGCAACGCGGAACCAACGAGAACACCAACCGGCTCCTGCGGCACTGGTTCGCCAAAAGCACCGACCTGTCCATCCACACCGCCCAGGACATCAAACGAGTTCAGGACAGCCTCAACAACCGGCCACGCCCCACCCTCGGCCTCGCAACACCCAAGCAGAAATTCAACGAACTCCTCCTCGCCGCAGCAGCCTAA